The Epinephelus lanceolatus isolate andai-2023 chromosome 21, ASM4190304v1, whole genome shotgun sequence genome has a segment encoding these proteins:
- the LOC144459467 gene encoding zinc finger BED domain-containing protein 5-like, with amino-acid sequence MSGKAGPSKKPKTYHYHTEWEEDFFFTMSFSKCVCLICQSTIALPKKGNVERHFRTVHKNYDTEFPPKSELRRRKVKELKSQLSGQQSFFSQLTSKARAATEASFRVSHFIVKNKKSFQDGEMVKEAFVEAADSLFRDFKNKPEILASIKALQLSRSTVTRRSEAMAEDLTQQLWKDIADCECFSLQLDESTDVSDTAQLCIFIRMVFTDMTAKEELLTVLPMKEHTRGEDIFQSFKNFIEKTQLPVCKLVSITTDGAPAMVGRSNGFIAKCREDDDFPDFLNYHCIIHQQALCAKMLNMKEIMDVATKIACSIRARSLQRRLFRAHLEKCDHSELLLHTDVRWLSRGKFLQRFRELLPEIKEFFREEFDRRFQDFALLEPVATFMCYPFQEDAEVVSLASKVATLFHLNSSGVEDEILTLQADIQLKARAHGQFWNLLTEDKYPNIRKCATFLTALFGSTYLCESAFSHMKIIKSKYRSTMTDEHLEVCLRLAISSYCPDYASLADSIQCKSSE; translated from the exons ATGAGTGGAAAAGCTGGACCAAGTAAAAAGCCGAAGACCTACCACTACCATACGGAGTGGGAGGAGGACTTCTTTTTCACAATGTCATTTTCGAAGTGCGTTTGCCTCATCTGTCAGTCTACAATTGCTTTACCGAAGAAGGGAAATGTGGAGCGCCATTTTCGGACTGTTCATAAAAACTACGACACCGAGTTCCCTCCGAAAAGCGAGCTGAGAAGGAGAAAGGTGAAGGAACTAAAATCCCAGCTGTCCGGACAGCAGTCATTTTTCTCACAGCTAACTTCAAAGGCAAGGGCAGCCACTGAAGCATCGTTCCGGGTGAGTCACTTCATCGTTAAAAACAAGAAATCCTTCCAAGATGGAGAGATGGTAAAAGAAGCATTTGTTGAAGCAGCCGACTCGTTGTTCCgagactttaaaaacaaaccagaAATACTAGCTTCGATCAAAGCTCTCCAGCTATCAAGAAGTACAGTAACACGGCGCAGTGAAGCCATGGCTGAGGATTTGACCCAGCAACTTTGGAAGGACATCGCAGATTGTGAGTGTTTCTCACTGCAGTTGGACGAGTCTACAGACGTGAGTGACACAGCACAATTGTGCATTTTTATTCGGATGGTGTTTACTGACATGACTGCAAAAGAGGAGCTGTTAACAGTACTGCCCATGAAAGAACACACGCGAGGAGAGGACATATTTCAGTCTTTCAAAAACTTTATCGAGAAAACCCAGCTCCCAGTCTGCAAATTGGTGTCCATCACCACGGATGGCGCACCCGCCATGGTTGGCCGCTCGAATGGATTTATCGCCAAGTGCAGGGAGGACGATGATTTTCCGGACTTCCTCAATTACCACTGTATTATACACCAACAAGCATTATGTGCAAAAATGCTCAACATGAAAGAGATAATGGATGTGGCAACAAAGATCGCCTGTTCTATTCGGGCCAGATCTCTTCAAAGACGGCTGTTCCGTGCACACCTGGAGAAGTGCGACCACTCTGAGTTGTTGTTGCACACCGACGTGAGATGGCTAAGTCGAGGGAAATTCCTGCAAAGATTTCGAGAGCTCTTGCCGGAGATTAAGGAGTTTTTCCGTGAAG AGTTCGACAGACGCTTTCAAGACTTTGCTTTACTCGAGCCAGTCGCTACATTCATGTGCTACCCTTTCCAGGAAGATGCTGAGGTTGTTTCACTGGCATCAAAAGTTGCAACACTGTTTCACCTGAACTCTTCTGGAGTGGAGGATGAGATTCTGACACTTCAAGCCGACATTCAGCTGAAGGCCAGAGCTCATGGACAATTCTGGAACTTACTCACAGAGGACAAGTACCCCAACATCAGGAAATGTGCTACCTTCTTGACTGCATTATTTGGCTCCACTTATTTATGTGAGTCAGCCTTTTCCCACATGAAGATCATTAAGTCCAAGTACCGTTCCACCATGACTGATGAGCATCTGGAAGTCTGCTTGAGGCTGGCTATCAGCAGCTACTGTCCGGACTATGCATCCCTGGCTGATTCCATTCAGTGCAAGTCATCAGAGTAA